The Trichosurus vulpecula isolate mTriVul1 chromosome 3, mTriVul1.pri, whole genome shotgun sequence genome includes a window with the following:
- the LOC118841707 gene encoding 60S ribosomal protein L7-like, which produces MAIKKLCKIWRKVIYEKAKACHKEYRQMYRSEIWLARMAHKAGNYYVPAEPQLAFVFRIRGINGVSPKAQKVLQLRRPRQILNGTFVKLNKASINMLRIVEPYIAWGYPNLKSVNDLIYKHGYGKIKKQRIVLMDNSLIVKYLGKYGIICMEDWIHEIHTVGKHFKAANNFLWPFKLSSP; this is translated from the coding sequence ATGGCTATTAAAaagctctgtaaaatatggagAAAAGTTATCTATGAAAAAGCTAAAGCCTGTCATAAGGAGTACAGACAGATGTACAGAAGTGAAATCTGGCTGGCTAGAATGGCACACAAAGCTGGCAACTACTATGTACCTGCTGAACCCCAGTTAGCTTTTGTGTTCAGAATCAGAGGTATCAATGGTGTTAGCCCAAAGGCCCAAAAAGTATTGCAACTTCGTCGTCCTCGCCAAATCTTGAATGGCACTTTTGTTAAACTTAACAAGGCTTCAATTAACATGCTGAGGATTGTGGAACCATACATTGCATGGGGTTACCCAAACCTGAAGTCTGTGAATGACTTGATTTACAAACATGGTTATGGCAAGATCAAGAAACAGAGGATTGTCCTGATGGATAATTCTCTTATTGTAAAATATCTTGGTAAATATGGAATTATCTGCATGGAGGACTGGATCCATGAGATCCATACTGTTGGCAAGCACTTCAAAGCTGCCAACAACTTCCTATGGCCCTTCAAATTATCTTCTCCATGA